A genomic segment from Nicotiana sylvestris chromosome 1, ASM39365v2, whole genome shotgun sequence encodes:
- the LOC138870059 gene encoding uncharacterized protein, whose translation MKAFDDEVVELAAYQLRDVAGAWFEMWEKERDEDDGPPTWEEFEETEKAKIHRFVGSLAYHIKDTTSAAAVDMEDFSSVVGFAKHLEKDRQLRREEKELNKKARTTGRFNGTSSGGGRDSSNKESLAPAQFSHQSGGGSSFRRTQSNGNQSRRNQNFRASSSHSQNHAEQHSHQQSLCGTCKRQHSGQCKLGFHGCYRCGDIGHIKANFPKLRHNLSGGPTRPSSSSATAVAPPQARGSHNQIGHGAGSTFSYVTSYFAINLGLEPEQLSEPFLVSTLVGESVKVTRVYRGCIVSVQGCNTKADLIELEMVDFDVIMGMDWLSSCYAMLDCHAKIFRFQFPNEEVLEWKESGPPALQSVPIVREFPEVFPDDLPGLPPERIIDFGIDLMPGTQPISIPPYRMAPAELNELREQLKDLLDKGFIRPSVSPWGAPVLFVKKKDGSLRMCVDYRQLNKVTIKNKDPLPRIDDLFDQLQGTKQLKNHEKNYPTHDLELAAMAKQDEDPYLVKLKGVRSKEITAFTLGSDGVLKLNDRLCVPDVDGLRKAIMEEAHSSRGPQFTAHFWQAFQKRLGTMVNLSTTFHPQTDGQAERTIQTLKDMLRACVIDFGEKKGNVTYKLALPIELSSVHPVFHVFMLRKYIHDESHIKPADTIEIKEGLTYEDVPIEILDRQVRKLRTKDLALVKVLWSNHDSKEATWEVEKDMRKKYPYLFEEKGTIVGYRTAAKSPEDSQRSSAENISLRRASTRKIKQSAEAFRSSELHSEILQMPRISEWASNLKKVLPARLLAEQRTPQKGIQRDRSPFFYSQTTCDDLLLGTSSSGKGQ comes from the exons atgaaagcatttgatgatgaaGTTGTAGAGCTAGCTGCTTACCAGCTTAGAGATGTGGCCGGcgcttggtttgagatgtgggaaaaggaaagagatgaagatgatggtccacctacttgggaagaatttgaagag ACTGAAAAAGCAAAGATTCACAGGTTTGTGGGCAGTTTAGCTTACCACATTAAGGATACAACATCAGCTGCAGCAGTAGATATGGAAGACTTCTCCTCTGTTGTGGGATTTGCCAAGCACTTAGAGAAAGACAGACAActaaggagagaagaaaaagagcttAACAAGAAAGCCCGTACAACGGGCAGGTTTAATGGTACATCCAGCGGAGGTGGAAGGGATTCCTCTAATAAGGAGTCATTAGCACCAGCTCAGTTCAGTCATCAGTCAGGTGGTGGGTCTTCCTTCAGACGTACTCAGAGTAATGGAAATCAGTCTCGCCGGAATCAAAATTTTAGGGCATCATCCTCACATAGCCAGAATCATGCTGAGCAACATTCACACCAGCAAAGTCTTTGTGGAACATGTAAGCGGCAACATTCAGGTCAGTGCAAGCTCGGGTTTCATGGTTGCTACCGTTGTGGAGACATTGGTCATATAAAGGCCAACTTCCCAAAGTTGCGACATAATCTCAGTGGTGGACCAACTCGTCCTTCTAGTTCCTCAGCTACTGCAGTTGCACCACCTCAGGCTCGTGGTTCTCATAATCAGATCGGGCATGGAGCAG GTTCAACATTTTCATATGTGACTTCATACTTTGCAATTAACCTCGGACTAGAACCTGAACAACTTAGTGAGCCATTCCTAGTATCTACTCTAGTTGGCGAGTCAGTAAAAGTCACCAGAGTCTATAGAGGTTGTatagtttcagtccaaggttGCAACACCAAAGCCGATCTCATAGAGttagaaatggtggattttgatgtgatcatgggtatggattggttgtcttcctgctatgccatgttagattgtcatgctaagatattcaggttccaatttccaaatgaagaagtcttagagtggaagg AATCAGGACCACCAGCTCTTCAGTCAGTGCCAATTGTTAGAGAATTTCCAGAAGTTTTCCCAGATGACCTTCCCGGACTTCCTCCCGAAAGAATCATAGACTTCGGCATTGATCtcatgccaggcactcagcccatatctataccTCCTTATAGGATGGCTCCAGCAGAACTTAATGAGTTGAGAGAACAGTTGAAAGACCTTCTTGACAAGGGTTTCATCAGACCGAGTGTTTCACCGTGGGGTGCCccggtcttgtttgtaaagaagaaagatgggtctctcagaatgtgtgtcgactatcggcagttgaataaagttaccattaaaAACAAGGACCCactgccaagaattgatgatttatttgatcaacttcagggtacaaa gcagttaaagaatcatgaaaagaactaccccacACACGACTTGGAGCTTGCAGCAATG gctaagcaagaCGAAGATCCGTACTTAGTGAAATTAAAAGGAGTCAGAAGCAAAGAAATCACTGCTTTCACTTTAGGAAGTGacggagttttgaagttgaatgatcggTTATGTGTGCCTGATGTAGATGGTCTTAGGAAGGCCATAATGGAGGAAGCTCACAGTTCGAG aggccctcagttcacagCGCATTTTTGGCAGGCATTTCAGAAAAGATTAGGTACCATGGTCAATTTAAGCACCACTTTTCATCCACAGACTGATGGCCAGGCAGAAAGGACCATTCAGACTCTCAAAGATATGTTGCGTGcgtgtgttatagattttggag aaaagaaaggaaatgtgACTTATAAGCTAGCGCTACCCATTGAGTTGTCCTCTGTTCATCCTGTCTTTCATGTGTTTATGCTTAGAAAGTACATTCATGATGAGTCGCATATAAAACCTGCTGATActatagaaattaaagaaggcttgacttatgaagacgtacctatagaaattctcgataggcaagtgagaaagttgagaacaaaagatttagcattggtaaaagttttgtggagtaatcatgattcaaaagagGCTACATGGGAGGTCGAGAAAGATATGAGAAAGAAAtatccatatttatttgaggaaaaAG gcacgatAGTTGGCTATCGCACGGCTGCAAAGTCGCCCGAAGACTCCCAACGCAGTAGCGCCGAGAACATCTCCTTACGTCGAGCTAGTACCCGAAAAATCAA GCAATCAGCCGAGGCATTCAGAAGTTCTGAACTCCACTCGGAGATCCTGCAGATGCCTCGGATCTCCGAGTGGGCTTCCAACCTAAAGAAGGTCctgccagcaagattattagcagagcaGCGTACTCCCCAGAAAGGGATCCAACGAGATCGCAGTCCTTTCTTCTACAGTCAGACGACGTGCGATGACCTTCTCTTAGGGACATCGTcctccgggaaaggccaataa